In the Flavobacterium pallidum genome, one interval contains:
- a CDS encoding THUMP domain-containing class I SAM-dependent RNA methyltransferase → MEQNFKMIAKTFFGFEDILEKELRALGAQEVEAGVRMVSFKGDKGFMYKANLSLRTALKILKPVYHFRAFNEDSLYKGIYSMNWSQYMNPDQTFVIDSTVNSERFKHSEFVSQKCKDAIVDQFRQKSGQRPSVDKTHPDLRINIHIHNDQVSVALDTSGASLHHRGYRTATNIAPINEVLAAGMLLLSGWDGQGDFLDPMCGSGTLLAEAAMIACNIPANINRREFAFEKWSDWDNELFDMISESCLKKVREFHYTIKGYDKAPSAVLKAKDNIRNANLDDYITVHERNFFDTEKESAGPLHMVFNPPYGERLDINMERFYAEIGDTLKQSYPNTNAWFITANMEALKFVGLKPSRKIKLFNGSLEARLVKYEMYEGSKRAKFNPGMSDNNPK, encoded by the coding sequence ATGGAACAAAATTTTAAGATGATTGCCAAGACCTTTTTCGGTTTTGAAGACATACTGGAAAAAGAGCTCAGGGCCTTGGGTGCACAGGAAGTTGAGGCCGGAGTGCGTATGGTGAGTTTTAAAGGCGATAAGGGCTTTATGTATAAAGCGAACCTGTCGCTGCGCACCGCACTCAAAATCCTGAAGCCGGTATACCATTTCCGTGCGTTTAATGAAGACAGCCTTTACAAAGGGATTTACAGTATGAACTGGTCCCAGTATATGAATCCTGACCAGACATTTGTGATTGATTCGACGGTAAATTCGGAACGGTTTAAACATTCCGAGTTCGTTTCGCAGAAATGCAAGGATGCCATCGTGGACCAGTTCCGGCAAAAATCGGGGCAGCGTCCGAGCGTGGATAAAACACATCCTGATCTTCGGATCAATATCCACATCCATAACGACCAGGTTTCGGTCGCGCTGGATACTTCGGGTGCATCATTGCACCATCGCGGTTACCGTACGGCAACGAACATTGCGCCAATAAATGAAGTACTTGCAGCGGGGATGCTGTTGCTTTCCGGTTGGGATGGGCAGGGCGATTTCCTGGACCCGATGTGCGGTAGCGGAACACTTTTGGCGGAAGCCGCAATGATCGCGTGCAATATTCCGGCAAACATCAACCGCAGGGAATTTGCATTTGAAAAGTGGTCAGATTGGGATAATGAGTTATTTGATATGATTTCCGAATCGTGCCTTAAGAAAGTACGGGAATTCCACTATACGATTAAAGGCTATGACAAGGCACCCTCTGCGGTTTTGAAAGCCAAAGACAATATCCGCAATGCCAACCTGGATGATTATATCACTGTTCATGAACGCAATTTCTTTGATACTGAAAAAGAATCTGCGGGACCGTTGCATATGGTTTTTAATCCGCCGTACGGCGAACGCCTCGATATCAATATGGAACGGTTTTATGCGGAAATAGGGGACACGCTGAAACAAAGCTATCCGAATACTAATGCCTGGTTTATTACCGCCAATATGGAAGCGTTGAAATTCGTAGGGTTGAAACCGTCCCGTAAAATTAAATTGTTCAACGGAAGCCTCGAAGCGCGCCTGGTCAAATACGAAATGTATGAGGGCAGCAAACGCGCGAAATTCAACCCGGGGATGTCTGACAATAATCCAAAATAA
- a CDS encoding DUF6095 family protein gives MPTNKDVLNKGLKLLTFALPCAFVGPAVIHFAFINKQQPLFPLVFGIGIVLAFTAIFLMFKGIITIINSMTD, from the coding sequence ATGCCTACAAATAAAGACGTTTTAAACAAAGGATTAAAGCTGCTGACATTCGCATTGCCCTGCGCGTTCGTCGGTCCTGCAGTCATTCATTTTGCCTTTATCAACAAGCAGCAGCCTTTGTTCCCATTGGTATTCGGCATTGGGATCGTACTGGCATTTACCGCCATTTTCCTGATGTTCAAAGGCATCATCACCATCATAAACAGCATGACCGATTGA
- a CDS encoding DNA topoisomerase IV, whose amino-acid sequence MKKILLATISLLMMSCYEPPERKCADFKTGKFRTEQTVNGKKTVMEFERNDSLETGILNGKQEIATIRWVNDCEYIMRKKDPKNYREAVAIGVKILTTSKNSYTFEYGEVGKSKKFTATATKISD is encoded by the coding sequence ATGAAAAAAATACTTTTAGCAACAATTTCGTTACTGATGATGTCGTGTTATGAACCGCCGGAACGCAAATGCGCCGATTTCAAAACCGGGAAATTCCGCACGGAACAAACCGTCAACGGAAAGAAAACCGTCATGGAGTTTGAACGCAACGACAGCCTCGAGACCGGGATTTTAAACGGAAAGCAGGAAATCGCAACGATCCGCTGGGTGAATGACTGCGAATACATCATGCGCAAGAAAGACCCGAAAAATTACCGTGAAGCCGTGGCAATAGGCGTGAAAATATTGACCACCTCGAAAAATTCCTATACCTTTGAATATGGGGAAGTCGGGAAATCTAAAAAGTTTACCGCCACCGCCACAAAGATTTCCGACTAA
- the murQ gene encoding N-acetylmuramic acid 6-phosphate etherase has product MSFTKTTEQSSKYNSLESMPVSELLANINNEDKTVPYAVEKALPQIEKLVNEIVSRMQNGGRLFYIGAGTSGRLGIVDASECPPTFGVPFDLVNGIIAGGDKAIRRAVENAEDDANQAWKDLTDMNIGANDTVIGIAASGTTPYVIGGLEQCNRNNILTGSICCNADSPLSQTAMHPIDVVVGPEFVTGSSRMKAGTAQKLVLNMISTAVMIRLGRVKGNKMVDMQLSNNKLVDRGAKMIVEETGVSYDQAIEMLVQYGSVRSAVDNFQNKL; this is encoded by the coding sequence TTGTCTTTTACCAAAACGACCGAACAATCCTCAAAATACAACAGCCTCGAATCCATGCCGGTCAGCGAATTGCTGGCCAACATCAATAATGAGGATAAAACAGTGCCTTACGCTGTTGAGAAAGCGCTTCCGCAGATAGAAAAACTCGTCAATGAAATCGTGTCGCGCATGCAAAATGGCGGCCGCCTGTTCTATATCGGTGCCGGAACTTCCGGAAGGCTGGGCATTGTCGATGCGTCTGAATGTCCGCCAACTTTTGGAGTGCCGTTCGACCTTGTCAACGGGATTATTGCCGGCGGTGACAAAGCCATCAGGCGCGCCGTGGAAAATGCCGAAGATGATGCGAATCAGGCCTGGAAAGACCTCACAGACATGAATATCGGCGCAAACGACACTGTCATCGGGATTGCCGCTTCAGGCACAACGCCTTATGTCATCGGCGGATTGGAGCAATGCAACAGGAATAATATATTAACGGGAAGCATTTGCTGCAACGCTGACAGCCCGCTTTCACAAACGGCAATGCATCCCATAGATGTGGTCGTAGGCCCGGAGTTTGTAACAGGAAGTTCCCGGATGAAAGCAGGTACCGCGCAAAAACTCGTACTCAACATGATTTCCACAGCCGTGATGATCCGTTTGGGCCGCGTAAAAGGCAATAAGATGGTCGACATGCAGCTCAGCAACAACAAGCTCGTAGACCGCGGCGCGAAAATGATCGTAGAGGAAACCGGCGTCAGTTATGACCAGGCCATTGAAATGCTGGTTCAATATGGCAGTGTCAGAAGCGCTGTCGATAATTTCCAAAATAAATTATAA
- a CDS encoding pentapeptide repeat-containing protein yields the protein MENLINIDVVFEKLSLFNQTLRNREFDGCIFRNCDFSGSDLSNNTFTDCEFHNCNLGMAKLRETGLKTVSFTSCKLIGVRFDETEEFLFSVSFDNSILDYACFENKKMPKTTFSYCSLRETIFIGANLTDSDFDHCNLEGAIFNETELKECDFTTAYNFAIDPEFNPMKKAKFSTEALPSLLTKYDIKII from the coding sequence ATGGAAAACCTCATAAATATCGATGTTGTTTTTGAAAAGCTATCCCTTTTCAACCAGACCCTGAGGAACAGGGAATTTGACGGATGCATCTTCCGCAACTGTGATTTTTCGGGCAGTGATTTGTCGAACAATACTTTTACGGATTGTGAATTCCACAATTGCAATTTAGGAATGGCCAAACTGCGGGAAACGGGCTTAAAGACGGTTTCATTCACCAGCTGCAAACTGATTGGCGTACGCTTTGATGAAACGGAGGAATTCCTTTTCAGCGTCAGTTTTGACAATTCAATACTCGATTATGCGTGTTTTGAAAATAAGAAAATGCCTAAAACCACCTTCAGTTACTGCTCTTTGCGCGAAACGATTTTTATCGGAGCCAATCTTACCGATTCTGATTTTGACCACTGCAATCTCGAAGGTGCCATTTTCAATGAAACCGAATTGAAGGAATGTGATTTCACGACGGCTTACAATTTCGCCATCGATCCGGAATTCAACCCCATGAAAAAAGCTAAATTTTCAACTGAAGCACTGCCCAGCCTGCTTACCAAATACGACATTAAAATCATCTGA
- a CDS encoding DUF1572 family protein produces MDINSAYLESARKQFLYYKTIAEKAMAQLHDGQLFASDNEDTNSIAVIVKHLSGNMLSRWTDFLTSDGEKEWRDRDNEFNDTYESKTEMLDAWNKGWDCLFNALDNLKPEQLSDIIYIRNEGHTVVEAINRQLAHYPYHVGQIIFYAKMLKQGEWDTLSIARNKSGSYNADKFSKEKAIRNFTDDELDKLNK; encoded by the coding sequence ATGGATATCAATTCCGCTTACCTCGAAAGCGCCCGCAAGCAATTCCTGTATTATAAAACCATCGCGGAAAAAGCCATGGCGCAGCTGCATGACGGCCAATTGTTTGCCTCAGACAATGAAGACACGAACAGCATTGCCGTTATCGTAAAGCATTTGTCCGGAAACATGCTCTCCCGCTGGACCGACTTCCTGACCTCCGACGGCGAAAAGGAATGGCGTGACCGCGACAATGAATTTAACGATACCTATGAATCAAAAACAGAAATGCTGGATGCCTGGAACAAAGGCTGGGACTGCCTTTTCAATGCCCTTGACAACCTGAAACCGGAACAGCTTTCGGACATTATATATATCAGGAACGAAGGACACACCGTAGTGGAAGCCATAAACCGGCAGCTGGCACATTATCCGTACCATGTGGGACAGATCATCTTTTATGCGAAGATGCTCAAGCAAGGCGAATGGGACACACTTTCCATCGCGCGAAACAAGTCCGGAAGTTACAATGCGGATAAGTTCTCGAAAGAAAAAGCAATCCGTAATTTCACTGACGATGAATTGGACAAATTAAACAAATAG
- a CDS encoding DUF6452 family protein produces the protein MKKIYLLFLLALALCGCEKDDICDSSTSTTPRLVIEFYDYTNPAVLKNVTDLKVMGTGADEAIVFNSTLPEEDQNRYLANTNKIMLPLKINDDTVEYTLTLNSGNAVLNVTDIIRLNYTRTSEYVSRACGYKTLFKLNPDFNDNTSPLIINNIPTANSGNWIRNVEIIKSNLETENETHVKIFF, from the coding sequence ATGAAAAAGATATATTTATTGTTTTTGCTTGCCTTAGCGCTTTGCGGTTGCGAGAAAGACGACATCTGTGATTCATCTACATCCACCACACCAAGGCTTGTCATCGAATTTTATGACTACACCAATCCGGCAGTGCTTAAAAACGTTACAGACCTGAAAGTCATGGGAACCGGTGCTGATGAAGCCATTGTGTTCAACAGCACGCTACCGGAAGAGGATCAAAACCGTTACCTCGCCAATACTAACAAAATCATGCTTCCGCTAAAAATCAATGACGATACGGTAGAATATACGCTGACACTGAATTCAGGCAACGCGGTTTTAAACGTAACCGATATCATCAGGCTGAATTATACCCGCACGAGTGAATATGTGTCGCGTGCCTGTGGATACAAGACCCTTTTTAAACTGAATCCCGACTTTAACGACAATACTTCGCCGTTAATCATCAACAATATTCCGACGGCCAATTCCGGAAACTGGATCAGGAATGTAGAAATCATTAAATCAAACCTGGAAACTGAAAATGAAACACACGTCAAGATATTTTTTTAG
- a CDS encoding ZIP family metal transporter, producing the protein MNYLLPLLSVLAGYAFAIFVQPKKKKNLKLLLSFSGAFLLSLTVMHLLPEVYESDHAANVEGHSHAVGIFIMVGILFQILLEFFSKGAEHGHVHGHEEMQTMPWTLFFSLCLHAFLEGFPVSRHSDLAMGIAIHHLPIAVILTLFFINGKLKKTTIFIFMAAFSIMTPLGTFASESLSVLNDYYTQITAIVIGILFHISSTIIFEASENHKFNVAKLSMIALGILLAFLL; encoded by the coding sequence ATGAATTATTTACTCCCTTTGTTATCGGTGTTGGCAGGTTATGCATTCGCCATATTTGTCCAACCGAAAAAGAAAAAAAACCTCAAACTGCTGCTGTCCTTCAGCGGGGCATTCCTGCTGTCCTTAACCGTGATGCACCTGCTCCCGGAAGTGTATGAAAGCGACCATGCCGCAAACGTTGAAGGACATTCGCATGCCGTCGGGATATTCATCATGGTCGGGATTTTATTCCAGATCCTGCTCGAATTCTTTTCAAAAGGCGCGGAACACGGCCACGTACACGGCCATGAAGAAATGCAAACGATGCCATGGACATTGTTCTTCAGCCTCTGCCTCCATGCCTTTCTCGAAGGGTTTCCGGTTAGCCGCCACAGCGACCTGGCCATGGGGATTGCCATCCACCACTTGCCGATTGCCGTCATCCTGACGCTTTTCTTCATCAATGGCAAATTGAAAAAAACCACGATTTTTATATTCATGGCAGCGTTTTCGATCATGACGCCGTTGGGAACCTTTGCCTCGGAATCGCTGTCTGTCTTAAACGACTATTACACTCAGATTACGGCCATAGTCATCGGGATCCTATTCCACATTTCCTCGACCATTATTTTTGAAGCCAGCGAAAACCACAAATTCAACGTTGCCAAATTATCGATGATCGCACTTGGGATATTGTTAGCGTTCCTGCTATAA
- a CDS encoding DUF6048 family protein translates to MKHTSRYFFSAVFLCLGLMLQAQETKKDSVKPKKERYGLRIGADLFKLSRSVYDKDYKGLEFTGDYRLTRKYYLAAEIGNESKTTDEDQLNFTTKGTFLRFGFDYNMHENWLDLENMIYVGLRYGISTFSQELNSYKVYNPNPYFNESSTITVGEKYSGLSAQWLEAVAGMRTQVFKNTFVGFSIRLSTLVTNKKPSGFDNLYIPGFNRTYNGDFGFGFNYTVSYFLPLYKKQVKMEEKSAKSAKSGSQ, encoded by the coding sequence ATGAAACACACGTCAAGATATTTTTTTAGTGCGGTTTTTCTTTGCCTTGGTTTGATGCTTCAGGCGCAGGAAACCAAAAAAGATTCGGTCAAGCCGAAAAAGGAACGCTATGGTCTTCGCATCGGTGCCGATCTTTTTAAATTGTCGCGCTCGGTTTATGACAAAGATTATAAAGGATTGGAATTTACCGGCGACTACCGCCTGACCAGGAAATATTACCTGGCCGCTGAAATCGGGAATGAAAGCAAAACCACTGATGAGGACCAGTTGAATTTTACGACCAAAGGGACTTTCCTGCGCTTCGGTTTCGATTATAATATGCATGAAAACTGGCTTGACCTCGAGAATATGATTTATGTCGGGCTTCGTTACGGCATCAGCACTTTCAGCCAGGAACTCAACAGTTATAAGGTGTACAATCCGAATCCTTATTTTAATGAAAGCTCAACTATTACCGTAGGTGAAAAATACAGCGGCCTTTCCGCCCAATGGCTCGAGGCTGTGGCCGGAATGAGGACGCAGGTTTTTAAGAATACCTTTGTGGGTTTCAGCATCAGGTTAAGTACTTTGGTGACCAATAAAAAACCATCCGGATTCGACAATTTATACATTCCCGGATTCAACCGTACTTATAATGGCGATTTCGGTTTCGGGTTTAATTATACCGTTTCTTACTTCCTGCCTTTGTATAAGAAACAGGTGAAGATGGAAGAAAAGTCGGCAAAGTCGGCAAAGTCCGGAAGTCAGTAA
- the rlmD gene encoding 23S rRNA (uracil(1939)-C(5))-methyltransferase RlmD → MAAKKTDKIVFENIEVLDAGAKGVSVAKAPDGKVIFIPNVVPGDTVDVQTFKKRKAYYEGKALRFHSFSEHRTEPKCQHFGVCGGCKWQNMKYSQQLHYKHNEVRNHLQRIGKIELPEFEQILGSEKQFFYRNKMEFGFSNSRWLTEKEIGTSDEIDSRNALGFHIPRMWDKILDITECHLQADPSNQIRNEIRKFAIENNLEFFDPRNHEGLLRTLMIRTASTGEIMVLIQFFKENKPQRELLLDFLSEKFPQITSLQYVINGKPNDTIYDQKVILYKGRDFIYEEMEGLKFSINAKSFYQTNSAQAYELYKITRDFASLTGNETVYDLYTGTGTIAQFVSKMAKKVVGVEAVPEAIADAKENARRNGITNCDFFVGDMKVVFNEAFIAANGHPDVIITDPPRDGMHKDVVEQILKIAPDKVVYVSCNSATQARDLALMDEKYKVTRVRPVDMFPQTHHVENVVLLEKR, encoded by the coding sequence ATGGCAGCAAAAAAGACAGACAAAATCGTTTTTGAAAATATCGAAGTCCTCGATGCAGGTGCAAAAGGCGTTTCAGTTGCGAAAGCTCCTGATGGCAAAGTAATTTTCATTCCAAATGTGGTTCCGGGCGATACCGTAGATGTTCAGACTTTCAAAAAAAGGAAAGCATATTATGAAGGGAAAGCCCTTCGTTTCCATTCGTTTTCAGAACATCGCACTGAACCGAAATGCCAGCATTTCGGCGTTTGCGGCGGCTGCAAATGGCAAAACATGAAATACAGCCAGCAATTGCATTACAAGCACAATGAAGTCAGAAACCACCTGCAGCGCATCGGGAAAATCGAATTGCCGGAGTTTGAGCAGATCCTTGGTTCGGAAAAGCAATTTTTTTACCGCAACAAAATGGAATTCGGGTTTTCAAATTCCCGTTGGCTGACCGAAAAAGAGATCGGGACATCTGATGAAATCGACAGCCGCAACGCTTTGGGTTTCCATATTCCCAGGATGTGGGACAAAATCCTTGACATTACCGAATGCCATCTGCAGGCAGATCCTTCCAATCAGATCCGAAATGAAATACGCAAATTTGCCATCGAAAATAACCTTGAATTTTTCGACCCCAGGAACCATGAAGGGCTGTTGCGCACGTTGATGATCCGTACGGCATCAACAGGTGAAATCATGGTATTGATCCAATTCTTTAAGGAAAATAAGCCGCAACGTGAATTGCTTCTGGATTTCCTTTCTGAAAAATTCCCACAAATCACTTCGCTGCAATACGTCATCAACGGCAAACCAAACGATACGATCTACGACCAGAAGGTCATATTATATAAAGGACGCGATTTCATTTATGAAGAAATGGAAGGTTTGAAATTCAGCATCAATGCCAAGTCGTTTTACCAGACAAATTCGGCACAGGCATATGAGTTATACAAAATCACCCGCGACTTTGCCAGTCTTACCGGGAATGAAACCGTATATGACCTGTACACCGGCACCGGCACCATAGCACAGTTTGTTTCCAAAATGGCCAAAAAAGTGGTTGGGGTGGAAGCCGTTCCTGAAGCCATTGCAGATGCGAAGGAAAATGCAAGGCGCAATGGGATTACGAATTGTGATTTCTTTGTAGGAGACATGAAAGTGGTTTTCAATGAAGCCTTTATCGCCGCAAATGGCCATCCTGATGTGATTATCACCGATCCACCAAGAGACGGCATGCACAAGGACGTAGTGGAGCAAATCCTGAAGATTGCACCCGATAAAGTGGTTTACGTAAGCTGTAATTCGGCTACACAGGCAAGAGACCTGGCGCTGATGGATGAAAAATATAAAGTGACCCGCGTGCGTCCCGTAGATATGTTCCCGCAAACGCACCACGTTGAAAATGTCGTACTTTTAGAAAAAAGATAA
- a CDS encoding class I SAM-dependent methyltransferase, producing MSEKENQKSNWYASWFDTPYYHILYKDRDNTEARLFMDNITQYLNLPEQAKILDLACGKGRHSIYLNELGYDVTGADLSENSIAEARKHENESLHFVVHDMRQPCAEQFDAVLNLFTSFGYFEDDADNTRTLVAIKESLNETGFAVIDFMNATHVINNLVPEETKTIDGITFNIKRYYADGHIFKEIDFEDQGNAYHFTERVQALTLSDFENMMEEAGIFLLDIFGDYKLRKYHKTESERLVMIFK from the coding sequence ATGTCCGAAAAAGAGAATCAGAAATCAAATTGGTATGCTTCATGGTTTGACACGCCTTACTACCATATTCTGTACAAAGACCGTGATAATACCGAGGCACGGCTTTTTATGGACAACATCACCCAATACCTGAATTTACCGGAACAGGCCAAAATCCTCGATTTAGCCTGCGGTAAAGGCCGCCATTCCATTTACCTGAATGAATTGGGCTATGACGTTACCGGTGCCGACCTTTCCGAAAACAGCATTGCAGAAGCCAGGAAACATGAAAATGAAAGCCTGCATTTTGTCGTGCATGACATGAGGCAGCCATGCGCCGAGCAGTTCGATGCGGTTTTGAACCTGTTTACAAGCTTCGGATATTTTGAAGATGATGCGGACAATACCAGGACCCTCGTGGCCATTAAGGAAAGCCTGAACGAGACCGGATTTGCCGTAATCGACTTCATGAACGCCACGCATGTCATCAATAACCTGGTGCCTGAAGAAACCAAAACCATTGATGGCATCACCTTCAACATCAAAAGGTACTATGCCGATGGCCATATTTTCAAGGAAATTGACTTTGAGGACCAGGGCAACGCTTATCATTTTACAGAAAGGGTTCAGGCCTTAACACTGTCGGATTTTGAAAACATGATGGAAGAAGCCGGGATATTCCTGCTCGATATCTTCGGGGATTACAAACTCCGGAAATACCACAAAACAGAAAGCGAAAGACTGGTCATGATATTTAAATAA